In Planctomycetaceae bacterium, a single window of DNA contains:
- the atpB gene encoding F0F1 ATP synthase subunit A, translating into MSGDPFHHVRDSGSLELPGGWHPSLEEFFRYPLTKFMLLQVVAAVLVMFIFTGLARRIRSGQPAKGRFWNFWESIALFLRDEVVRPTIGDHSHDHDNGHGLHGEHGHEVVGHQPALPVAGHPADKYLPFIWSCFFYILFCNLLGAVPFLGSATGDINVTGALALTALAATFVYGVEAMGINGFFGNLIPETGVGGVPGLALAGMMFVIELLGFFIKHGVLAVRLFANIMGGHTVLAVILGFIAEAAKPGVNDAVYGMVLTGSIVGQVFIGCLELFVAFLQAYVFSFLATIFIAGAIHKH; encoded by the coding sequence ATGAGTGGAGATCCATTTCATCACGTTCGCGACTCTGGCTCCCTTGAGCTGCCTGGAGGCTGGCATCCAAGCCTGGAGGAGTTCTTCAGGTATCCGCTCACGAAGTTCATGCTGCTGCAGGTTGTTGCGGCGGTGCTTGTGATGTTCATTTTTACGGGTCTGGCCCGCCGCATTCGCAGTGGTCAGCCAGCAAAAGGCCGGTTCTGGAATTTCTGGGAATCGATCGCCCTTTTTCTCCGTGATGAAGTTGTTCGACCCACGATCGGGGATCATTCGCACGATCACGACAATGGCCATGGCTTGCATGGTGAGCATGGTCACGAAGTCGTCGGTCATCAGCCTGCTCTTCCTGTCGCCGGCCATCCCGCAGATAAGTACCTTCCGTTCATCTGGAGTTGCTTCTTTTATATTTTGTTCTGCAACTTACTCGGTGCTGTACCGTTTCTCGGTTCTGCCACTGGTGATATTAATGTGACTGGAGCCCTGGCTCTGACCGCATTGGCTGCGACATTTGTTTATGGTGTCGAGGCAATGGGGATCAATGGCTTCTTTGGTAACCTGATCCCCGAAACCGGGGTTGGTGGTGTGCCAGGACTGGCTCTGGCTGGCATGATGTTTGTGATCGAACTGCTGGGCTTTTTCATCAAGCACGGTGTTCTGGCTGTTCGATTATTCGCCAACATTATGGGCGGTCACACAGTTCTTGCAGTGATCCTGGGGTTCATTGCTGAAGCAGCGAAACCCGGAGTGAATGATGCTGTCTACGGCATGGTTCTGACTGGAAGTATTGTCGGTCAGGTTTTTATTGGTTGTCTTGAGTTGTTTGTCGCGTTCCTGCAGGCGTATGTTTTCTCGTTCCTCGCGACAATCTTCATCGCCGGAGCTATTCACAAGCACTGA
- a CDS encoding DMT family transporter has translation MGIGEVSALTAAACWATGSMLYSRIPLSAAGISFAKNSIGSMVLLVHLAIHSLVMQTPMFRADAASWLWLSLSGLMGIVIGDTFYFRSLQILGPRRALMVSTSSPVFAAILGWLFLSETVSIVSAVGMTLTLVGVAGVISDRRAEKESPGLFPGTISSGVVQGFLGAVFSAGGAVASRHGLSGSDPLEAAFIRILTSAMMGSVLVLFPGRLATITKTVLRPTVIRTFLPAVLLGTWLGIWLSQIAYKHSTVAIAMTLLSTTPLFATPLVRILSGVQITAWSVLSTVVAIAGVYLTVH, from the coding sequence ATGGGCATCGGAGAAGTCAGCGCGCTGACGGCGGCAGCATGCTGGGCAACGGGCAGCATGTTATACAGCCGGATACCGCTGTCAGCGGCTGGTATCAGCTTCGCAAAGAACTCCATCGGCTCGATGGTGCTTCTCGTTCATCTGGCCATCCATTCCCTGGTGATGCAGACTCCGATGTTCCGTGCGGACGCAGCAAGCTGGCTTTGGCTTTCGCTCAGTGGACTGATGGGAATCGTGATTGGCGATACGTTCTATTTCCGCAGTCTTCAGATCCTTGGACCACGTCGAGCGCTGATGGTATCGACCAGTTCTCCAGTGTTTGCAGCGATCCTGGGGTGGTTATTTCTGTCTGAAACGGTCAGCATTGTTTCAGCTGTGGGCATGACATTAACCCTCGTTGGTGTCGCGGGAGTCATCTCCGATCGGCGAGCGGAAAAGGAGTCACCCGGTCTTTTCCCAGGCACGATTTCTTCTGGTGTGGTGCAGGGATTTTTGGGAGCTGTTTTCAGCGCCGGAGGGGCTGTGGCGAGTCGGCACGGCCTCTCGGGAAGTGATCCGCTGGAGGCAGCCTTCATTCGAATACTGACCAGCGCGATGATGGGATCTGTCCTCGTTTTGTTTCCCGGGCGACTGGCCACGATCACAAAAACGGTTCTGCGTCCGACGGTCATTCGGACCTTTCTGCCAGCAGTCCTGCTGGGAACGTGGCTTGGGATCTGGCTGAGCCAGATAGCTTATAAACACTCAACCGTCGCCATCGCGATGACGCTGCTCTCAACGACACCACTCTTTGCCACCCCTCTTGTCAGAATCCTGTCCGGAGTGCAAATCACAGCCTGGTCTGTCTTGTCGACTGTGGTCGCGATTGCCGGCGTGTACCTGACGGTTCATTAA
- the atpF gene encoding F0F1 ATP synthase subunit B, producing the protein MKNCIANCQVHLKALLAFSCLCLFVSSASFADEAHPAAEAGEHESHGASEAEHGDADHGDAKHGDAHDAHGDGGHETGIPLSFKSDLALWSLVTFLAFLFVLKTFAWGPMIQGLDLREAGIRKSIEEAEENRRKSQALLADYEQKLKDAERTVQAMVAEAKRDAERTSQDLIAAAQNETAAMRDRARDDINQARDAALSELFTAVNSQVLAATEHVLGRAITAEDQERLVSEALSGISR; encoded by the coding sequence ATGAAGAATTGCATTGCAAATTGCCAGGTGCATTTGAAGGCTCTTTTGGCTTTCAGTTGCTTGTGTCTGTTTGTTTCTTCGGCATCGTTCGCGGATGAAGCTCATCCTGCGGCTGAAGCAGGGGAGCACGAAAGCCATGGAGCATCGGAAGCTGAGCACGGTGATGCAGATCATGGTGATGCAAAACATGGTGACGCTCATGACGCTCACGGTGATGGGGGCCATGAAACGGGCATCCCACTGAGCTTCAAGAGTGACCTCGCGCTTTGGTCATTGGTGACATTCCTGGCGTTTCTCTTCGTATTGAAGACGTTCGCATGGGGGCCAATGATTCAGGGTCTGGATCTTCGTGAGGCAGGCATCCGCAAGTCAATCGAAGAGGCTGAAGAAAACCGTCGCAAGTCTCAGGCTTTGCTCGCGGATTATGAGCAAAAGCTGAAGGACGCTGAACGAACAGTTCAGGCGATGGTTGCGGAAGCCAAACGTGACGCGGAGCGAACAAGCCAGGACCTGATTGCTGCTGCCCAGAACGAGACGGCAGCAATGCGAGACCGCGCCCGTGATGATATCAATCAGGCTCGGGATGCAGCGTTGTCTGAATTATTCACCGCGGTAAATTCTCAGGTACTTGCTGCGACGGAACATGTTCTGGGGCGTGCGATAACAGCCGAGGATCAGGAGCGTCTTGTCAGCGAAGCGCTGTCAGGCATCTCCCGATAA
- a CDS encoding AtpZ/AtpI family protein encodes MLSISGRSGKSRASQIAQAYRAANEVISGAVALVICVGCGYAADARFGCRPVLTVCGACLGFATWGLSLRQLLLRIDRESKEQKKLQAENRETSEL; translated from the coding sequence GTGTTGTCGATTTCTGGCCGATCCGGGAAAAGCCGAGCCAGCCAGATTGCTCAGGCGTACCGAGCAGCGAACGAAGTCATCTCAGGGGCAGTTGCTCTGGTGATTTGTGTTGGTTGCGGTTACGCCGCTGATGCGAGGTTTGGCTGCAGGCCGGTTTTAACAGTCTGTGGCGCGTGTCTTGGTTTTGCGACATGGGGTCTGTCTCTTCGGCAGCTGCTTCTGCGAATAGATCGAGAATCGAAAGAGCAGAAGAAGCTGCAGGCCGAAAACAGGGAGACCTCAGAGTTGTGA
- a CDS encoding ATP synthase F0 subunit C: MSQFAKICLLAVAAFVAMSVPAMAQEAGGDQALVNLTGAAGAGIVMLGAAFGIAKIGAAAVESMARQPEVAGDIRGAMIVAAALIEGATFFALIVCMQS; the protein is encoded by the coding sequence GTGAGTCAATTTGCTAAGATTTGCCTGTTGGCTGTAGCAGCATTCGTGGCCATGTCTGTTCCAGCAATGGCTCAGGAAGCAGGCGGCGACCAGGCTCTTGTTAACCTGACAGGTGCTGCTGGTGCTGGTATCGTTATGCTGGGTGCAGCTTTCGGTATTGCCAAGATCGGTGCTGCTGCGGTTGAGAGCATGGCTCGTCAGCCGGAAGTTGCTGGCGACATCCGTGGTGCGATGATCGTCGCTGCTGCTCTTATCGAAGGTGCGACATTCTTCGCTCTGATCGTCTGCATGCAGTCGTAG
- a CDS encoding DUF1501 domain-containing protein, whose translation MLNIVSQPDSRRAFCDGISRRKMLQIGSLGAFGLRLPDLLKAEQSAAMHPSSRSKKSVILIWMHGGPSQLDTFDMKPAAPSEYRGAFSPIATNVAGLDICELLPEHAKVMDKCTVIRSFSHGNGDHWAAAHWMLTGRLGANGSDRMPRYPSMGAVASHLLGPTQPGSLSSVNFNDGGFGFHGAAWLGVNHNPFRYGDFSYGNEAGTLPTGDYKSFSLVDGLSEKRVVDRVSLRGQLDSLKRQIDRNRTFEQLDAVDHQAMDLVLSGRVRKAFDISDEPESLRQRYGPGWGEQALLARRLIQAGVRYVSLNTGYFDDHGNIERALRDKLPRHDKCVGVLIQDLAEQGMLDDTLVVVAGEFGHTPRINDNAGRDHWPQAQSILLSGGGYRHGQVIGATNDKAEYPTERKVGVEDFCAIIYRAMGLSVDDKIVDLSGRPTALVPGGEVPFELV comes from the coding sequence ATGCTGAACATCGTCAGCCAGCCAGATTCTCGTCGCGCATTCTGCGATGGCATTTCGCGTCGCAAAATGCTCCAGATTGGGTCTCTGGGAGCATTTGGTCTGAGATTGCCGGATCTACTGAAGGCTGAGCAGTCGGCCGCCATGCATCCATCATCCAGATCAAAGAAATCTGTAATTCTTATCTGGATGCACGGAGGACCCTCGCAGCTCGACACCTTCGACATGAAGCCAGCCGCCCCCAGTGAGTATCGAGGGGCGTTTTCACCGATCGCGACCAACGTGGCGGGGCTGGATATTTGCGAACTGCTGCCTGAACACGCAAAAGTAATGGATAAGTGCACCGTGATTCGGAGCTTTTCACACGGCAACGGAGACCACTGGGCTGCCGCTCACTGGATGCTGACCGGCCGACTGGGAGCAAATGGCAGTGACCGTATGCCCAGATATCCGTCCATGGGGGCCGTTGCTTCGCATTTACTGGGACCGACACAGCCCGGCTCACTTTCCAGCGTCAACTTCAATGATGGCGGATTCGGATTCCACGGAGCTGCCTGGCTGGGTGTCAACCACAATCCTTTTCGCTATGGCGATTTCAGCTACGGAAACGAAGCTGGAACTCTGCCAACCGGCGATTATAAAAGTTTTTCGCTGGTCGATGGGTTGTCAGAAAAGCGGGTCGTCGATCGCGTTTCGCTTCGCGGTCAGCTTGACAGCCTGAAACGACAGATCGACCGCAACCGAACGTTCGAGCAGTTGGACGCAGTCGATCATCAGGCAATGGATCTGGTTCTGTCGGGACGTGTGCGCAAAGCATTTGATATTTCAGACGAACCGGAATCTCTTCGTCAGCGGTATGGCCCCGGATGGGGTGAGCAGGCTCTTTTGGCCCGTCGCCTGATTCAGGCAGGTGTTCGTTATGTTTCGCTGAACACCGGCTACTTTGACGACCATGGAAATATTGAGCGAGCTCTCAGAGACAAGCTGCCCCGCCACGACAAGTGCGTGGGAGTATTGATTCAGGATCTGGCAGAACAGGGCATGCTGGACGACACGCTGGTTGTCGTTGCGGGCGAATTTGGCCACACACCGCGAATTAACGACAACGCTGGCCGCGACCACTGGCCACAGGCGCAGAGCATCCTGTTGTCGGGTGGCGGGTATCGCCACGGGCAGGTCATTGGTGCGACGAATGACAAAGCGGAATATCCGACGGAGCGGAAGGTTGGAGTTGAAGACTTCTGCGCAATTATCTACCGGGCGATGGGGCTGAGCGTTGACGATAAGATCGTCGATCTGTCCGGCCGACCAACGGCGCTTGTTCCGGGCGGCGAAGTTCCCTTTGAACTTGTGTAA
- the atpA gene encoding F0F1 ATP synthase subunit alpha codes for MKFKADEIASVILKEIEEFRGQVQTAEVGRVIEVGDGIARCTGLSTAMSGEMVEFSNGTRGLAFNLEENSVGVVILGDYLEIVEGDEVRSTGELLSVPVGEAMLGRVVDPLGNPLDGKGPILTNDRRPIETAAPGVAGRQPVKEPLQTGIKAVDAMTPIGRGQRELIIGDRKTGKTAVAIDTILNQKETGVICVYVACGQRASSIAGIVDVLRENGAMDYTIVVAATSADPAPLQYIAPYAGAAMAEYFMYQGKHTLVVYDDLSKQATAYRQLSLLMRRPPGREAFPGDVFYCHSRLLERAAKLSAELGGGSMTALPIIETLEGEVSAYIPTNVISITDGQIYLEPDLFWKGIRPAINVGISVSRVGGNAQTKAMKKIAGSLRLDLAAFRELEAFAQLGTELDKATQAQLDRGYRMVELLKQPQFRPLHVADQVITIYAGTKGYFDKVPVNQVQQAENELHEFIRTEHASMRDKLVSEAALTDEIEGELKAALEAFRARWASKA; via the coding sequence ATGAAATTCAAAGCGGACGAGATCGCTTCAGTCATACTGAAGGAAATTGAAGAATTTCGTGGTCAGGTTCAGACCGCCGAAGTCGGTCGCGTGATTGAAGTTGGTGACGGTATCGCTCGCTGCACAGGGCTGTCTACAGCCATGTCGGGCGAGATGGTGGAGTTCTCCAACGGCACACGCGGACTGGCCTTCAATCTTGAAGAGAACAGCGTTGGCGTGGTTATCCTTGGGGACTACCTTGAGATCGTCGAAGGCGATGAGGTTCGTTCCACGGGTGAGCTGCTTTCCGTGCCTGTCGGAGAAGCAATGCTGGGGCGAGTGGTTGACCCTCTGGGTAACCCACTGGACGGCAAAGGTCCAATTCTGACAAACGACCGACGGCCTATCGAAACAGCCGCTCCGGGTGTTGCTGGACGTCAGCCCGTCAAAGAGCCGCTGCAAACGGGTATCAAAGCTGTTGACGCCATGACCCCAATCGGCCGTGGTCAGCGCGAACTGATCATTGGTGACCGAAAGACAGGGAAGACGGCTGTCGCGATCGACACCATTCTGAATCAAAAGGAAACAGGCGTTATCTGCGTCTATGTTGCCTGTGGTCAGCGTGCATCTTCGATTGCGGGTATCGTCGACGTACTTCGTGAAAACGGCGCGATGGATTATACCATTGTCGTCGCAGCCACCAGCGCCGATCCGGCCCCTCTGCAGTACATCGCGCCCTACGCTGGTGCAGCGATGGCTGAATACTTTATGTATCAGGGCAAGCACACGCTGGTCGTATACGACGACCTTTCGAAGCAGGCGACTGCCTATCGACAGCTTTCACTTCTGATGCGGCGTCCTCCAGGTCGCGAAGCGTTCCCGGGCGACGTTTTTTACTGCCACAGCCGACTCCTGGAGCGTGCAGCTAAGCTTAGCGCGGAACTTGGTGGCGGTTCAATGACGGCGTTGCCGATCATTGAGACACTGGAAGGTGAAGTGTCCGCCTACATTCCCACCAATGTGATTTCCATCACGGATGGACAGATCTACCTCGAACCGGACTTGTTCTGGAAGGGGATTCGTCCGGCGATCAACGTGGGCATCAGCGTGTCTCGCGTGGGTGGCAATGCTCAAACCAAGGCAATGAAGAAGATCGCAGGCAGCCTGCGACTGGACCTTGCTGCCTTCCGTGAACTCGAAGCGTTTGCACAGCTTGGTACGGAACTCGACAAGGCAACTCAAGCACAACTGGACCGCGGCTATCGAATGGTGGAACTGCTGAAGCAGCCACAGTTCCGACCTCTGCACGTCGCAGACCAGGTGATTACGATCTACGCCGGCACAAAAGGTTACTTCGATAAAGTGCCTGTCAATCAGGTGCAACAGGCAGAGAACGAACTTCATGAGTTCATCCGTACTGAACATGCTTCGATGCGGGACAAACTGGTCTCAGAAGCAGCTTTGACGGACGAAATCGAAGGGGAACTGAAGGCTGCCCTCGAGGCATTCAGGGCTCGTTGGGCGAGTAAGGCGTAG
- the atpG gene encoding ATP synthase F1 subunit gamma: MANARLLVKRLKAVRNIRKITRTMELIATSRFKRAMDRATEAAEYTRKISEIVGDLGQADLKFTHPLLEKRSEEKNSILLVLTSNRGLCGGYNASVLRQALVHYRDLKSKGVNCSLEASGKRGIKFLNFQKIALSRTYTHFEDNPAFSEVNELGQRFSEDFIAGRIDRLDVAYTRFESSARQTAVVESLLPIANLSTGVAESSGSGIDYEFLPSAQEILEEIVPAAFQAKLFKCFLDAAVSEQIARMVAMKGATENADEMAGNLKQQYNRARQAGITSELAEIIGGAAALE; this comes from the coding sequence ATGGCTAATGCACGACTACTCGTTAAGCGACTGAAAGCGGTTCGCAATATCCGCAAGATTACGCGAACGATGGAGCTGATTGCGACCAGTCGGTTCAAGCGAGCTATGGATCGGGCGACCGAAGCTGCGGAGTATACCCGAAAGATCTCCGAGATTGTCGGAGATCTCGGGCAGGCGGATTTGAAGTTCACTCATCCGCTGCTCGAAAAACGCTCCGAAGAAAAGAACAGCATTCTGCTGGTGCTGACCTCAAATCGAGGTCTGTGCGGCGGATACAATGCAAGCGTACTCCGTCAGGCACTTGTTCACTATCGTGACCTGAAGAGCAAAGGGGTCAACTGTTCGCTCGAAGCCTCGGGAAAACGGGGAATCAAGTTCCTCAACTTCCAAAAAATTGCGCTCAGTCGCACTTACACGCACTTCGAAGACAATCCCGCGTTTTCAGAAGTGAACGAGCTCGGTCAGCGATTCTCGGAAGACTTCATTGCAGGTCGCATTGATCGATTGGATGTGGCCTACACGAGGTTCGAATCATCGGCCCGTCAAACGGCCGTTGTCGAATCGTTGCTTCCCATTGCTAATCTCTCGACCGGTGTCGCCGAGTCATCCGGTAGCGGTATCGATTACGAATTCCTGCCGTCAGCACAGGAGATTCTGGAAGAGATCGTTCCTGCTGCATTTCAGGCTAAGTTGTTCAAGTGTTTCCTGGACGCGGCAGTCAGCGAACAAATCGCTCGAATGGTGGCGATGAAGGGAGCAACCGAAAACGCAGACGAAATGGCTGGCAATCTTAAGCAGCAGTACAACAGAGCTCGCCAG
- the atpH gene encoding ATP synthase F1 subunit delta: MVESRLKTRPDSVLEDPGVLAVASLYARSYLTAAQQAGVSEAVEELISFVDEVVEKHPEILDTLTSTFVSRDDKLAIIDRTVVGRVSDCLSNFLRVLVRHSRIDLLPVIRQVVTRILEEAAGQKRVRVRSAKALTDVSRKQVVEQLKEKLGFEPILQESVDESLIGGLIIQVGDTVYDSSLRSRLQQLRGRLVEKALNEIQSGRDRFSHTEGN; encoded by the coding sequence ATGGTTGAGTCACGTCTGAAAACTCGTCCTGACAGTGTGCTGGAAGATCCCGGCGTGCTGGCTGTGGCCAGTTTGTATGCACGGTCTTATCTGACCGCAGCACAACAGGCTGGCGTGAGTGAAGCTGTAGAAGAACTAATCTCGTTTGTTGACGAGGTCGTTGAGAAGCATCCGGAGATTCTTGACACTCTCACGTCCACTTTTGTTTCTCGCGACGACAAACTTGCGATCATTGATCGCACGGTTGTTGGGCGGGTTTCCGACTGCTTATCGAATTTTCTGCGAGTGTTGGTGCGACATAGCCGCATCGACCTGCTGCCAGTGATTCGGCAGGTCGTTACCCGAATCCTGGAAGAAGCTGCAGGGCAGAAACGTGTTCGAGTGCGTTCTGCAAAAGCTCTGACGGATGTATCCCGAAAGCAAGTGGTTGAACAACTGAAAGAAAAACTTGGGTTCGAGCCAATTCTGCAGGAATCGGTCGACGAGTCCCTGATCGGCGGCCTGATCATCCAGGTTGGCGACACTGTTTACGATTCATCGCTTCGATCCCGGCTTCAACAGCTGAGAGGTCGTTTGGTGGAGAAAGCTCTCAATGAAATTCAAAGCGGACGAGATCGCTTCAGTCATACTGAAGGAAATTGA